One Streptomyces sp. R28 DNA window includes the following coding sequences:
- a CDS encoding type 1 glutamine amidotransferase, with protein sequence MSDNQLRVVWIYPDLLSTYGDQGNVLVVERRARQRGLDVARLDVRSDQPIPTSGDIYLIGGGEDRPQRLAAERLRRDGGLHRAVENGAIVFSVCAGYQILGHEFINDLGQREPGLGLIDVVSVRGEGERCVGDVLGDIDPRLGLPPLTGFENHQGVTHLGPTARPFAQVRLGNGNGTGDGTEGAYNDTVFGTYMHGPVLARNPLIADLLLKLALDVNALPPTDDRWYEALRNERIASAQQPA encoded by the coding sequence GTGAGCGACAACCAACTGCGGGTCGTCTGGATCTACCCGGACCTGCTCAGCACCTACGGCGACCAGGGCAACGTCCTCGTGGTGGAGCGCCGGGCCCGGCAGCGCGGACTCGACGTGGCCCGCCTCGACGTGCGCAGCGACCAGCCGATCCCGACCTCCGGCGACATCTACCTGATCGGCGGCGGCGAGGACCGTCCGCAGCGGCTGGCGGCCGAGCGGCTGCGCCGGGACGGCGGTCTGCACCGGGCCGTCGAGAACGGCGCGATCGTGTTCTCCGTCTGCGCCGGCTACCAGATCCTCGGGCACGAGTTCATCAACGACCTCGGTCAGCGTGAGCCCGGCCTCGGGCTGATCGACGTCGTGTCCGTGCGCGGTGAGGGCGAGCGGTGCGTCGGTGACGTCCTCGGAGACATCGACCCGCGGCTCGGCCTGCCCCCGCTGACCGGCTTCGAGAACCACCAGGGCGTCACCCATCTCGGCCCCACCGCCCGCCCCTTCGCCCAGGTCCGCCTCGGCAACGGCAACGGCACCGGTGACGGCACGGAGGGGGCGTACAACGACACGGTCTTCGGTACGTACATGCACGGCCCGGTGCTCGCCCGGAACCCGCTCATCGCCGACCTGCTGCTGAAGCTGGCGCTCGATGTGAACGCGCTGCCGCCGACCGACGACCGCTGGTACGAGGCGCTGCGCAACGAGCGCATCGCGTCTGCGCAGCAGCCTGCGTGA
- a CDS encoding 6-phosphofructokinase: MRIGVLTSGGDCPGLNAVIRSVVHRAVVDHGDEVIGFRDGWKGLLECDYLKLDLDAVGGILARGGTILGSSRVQPSHLRDGVERAKGHVEELGLDAIIPIGGEGTLKAARLMSDSGLPVVGVPKTIDNDIAVTDVTFGFDTAVGVATEALDRLKTTAESHQRVLVVEVMGRHTGWIALHSGMAAGAHAIVVPERPFDIEELARRVGERFDAGKRFAIVVAAEGAKPAPGTMAFDEGGKDVYGHERFAGIARQLSIELEQRLGKEARPVILGHVQRGGTPTAYDRVLATRFGWHAVEAVHRGEFGHMTALRGTDIVMVPLAEAVETLKTVPVERYEEAECVL, encoded by the coding sequence ATGCGCATTGGTGTCCTCACGTCCGGCGGCGACTGCCCCGGCCTGAACGCCGTCATCCGGTCCGTCGTGCACCGTGCCGTCGTCGACCACGGCGACGAGGTCATCGGCTTCCGGGACGGCTGGAAGGGCCTCCTGGAGTGCGACTACCTCAAGCTCGACCTCGACGCGGTGGGTGGCATCCTCGCCCGCGGCGGCACGATCCTGGGTTCCTCCCGGGTCCAGCCCTCCCATCTGCGGGACGGTGTGGAGCGGGCCAAGGGCCATGTCGAGGAGCTCGGCCTCGACGCCATCATCCCGATCGGCGGCGAGGGCACGCTGAAGGCCGCCCGGCTGATGTCGGACAGCGGTCTGCCCGTCGTGGGTGTGCCGAAGACCATCGACAACGACATCGCGGTCACGGACGTCACCTTCGGTTTCGACACGGCCGTGGGTGTGGCCACCGAGGCCCTGGACCGTCTCAAGACCACCGCCGAGTCCCACCAGCGGGTCCTGGTCGTCGAGGTCATGGGCCGGCACACGGGCTGGATCGCGCTGCACTCCGGCATGGCGGCCGGCGCGCACGCCATCGTCGTGCCGGAACGGCCCTTCGACATCGAGGAGCTGGCCCGACGGGTCGGCGAGCGGTTCGACGCGGGCAAGCGGTTCGCGATCGTCGTCGCCGCGGAGGGCGCCAAGCCGGCTCCCGGCACGATGGCCTTCGACGAGGGCGGCAAGGACGTCTACGGGCACGAGCGCTTCGCCGGGATCGCGCGCCAGCTGTCGATCGAGCTGGAGCAGCGGCTGGGCAAGGAGGCGCGGCCGGTCATCCTCGGGCATGTGCAGCGGGGCGGTACGCCCACCGCGTACGACCGGGTGCTCGCCACGCGGTTCGGGTGGCACGCGGTGGAGGCCGTGCACCGTGGGGAGTTCGGCCACATGACGGCGCTGCGGGGGACCGACATCGTGATGGTGCCGCTGGCGGAGGCCGTGGAGACGCTGAAGACGGTGCCCGTGGAGCGGTACGAAGAGGCCGAGTGCGTCCTCTAG
- a CDS encoding cytochrome c oxidase assembly protein: MDHSGHGMTMDLPPFTLGRGLQWSADPFFLVACLVGLALYAWGVVRLRRRGDSWSAGRTVSYVVGVLSVMLVMCTGLNDYGMVMFSVHMVQHMVISMLSPILILLGAPMTLALRALPPAGRGRKGPREWLLALLHSRYMRIITHPAFTIPLFIASLYALYFTPLFDFLMGSKTGHVAMMVHFLAVGVVFFWPIIGVDPGPQRPGYLMRMLELFAGMPFHAFFGIALMMASEPMVETFKNPPASLGIEALSDQNAAGGIAWAFSEIPSVLVLIALLFQWYGSEQRQARRTDRAADRDGDKELEAYNAYLASLNARGN, encoded by the coding sequence ATGGATCACAGCGGGCACGGCATGACCATGGATCTGCCGCCGTTCACGCTGGGGCGGGGTCTTCAGTGGTCGGCCGACCCGTTCTTCCTCGTCGCCTGCCTGGTGGGGCTCGCGCTGTACGCGTGGGGGGTCGTGCGGCTGCGGCGGCGCGGGGACTCGTGGTCAGCCGGGCGGACCGTCTCGTACGTCGTCGGGGTGCTGTCCGTGATGCTCGTCATGTGCACCGGGCTGAACGACTACGGCATGGTCATGTTCAGCGTGCACATGGTGCAGCACATGGTGATCAGCATGCTGTCGCCGATCCTGATCCTGCTCGGCGCCCCGATGACACTGGCGCTGCGCGCTCTGCCGCCGGCAGGGCGGGGGCGCAAGGGGCCGCGGGAGTGGCTGCTGGCCCTGCTGCACAGCCGGTACATGCGGATCATCACGCATCCGGCGTTCACCATTCCGCTGTTCATCGCCAGCCTGTACGCGCTGTACTTCACACCGCTCTTCGACTTCCTGATGGGCTCCAAGACCGGGCACGTCGCGATGATGGTGCACTTCCTCGCCGTGGGTGTGGTGTTCTTCTGGCCGATCATCGGCGTGGATCCCGGTCCGCAACGGCCGGGGTATCTGATGCGGATGCTGGAGCTGTTCGCGGGTATGCCGTTCCACGCGTTCTTCGGTATCGCGTTGATGATGGCGTCGGAGCCTATGGTCGAGACGTTCAAGAACCCGCCCGCCTCGCTCGGCATCGAAGCCCTCTCCGATCAGAACGCGGCCGGCGGTATCGCCTGGGCGTTCAGTGAGATTCCGTCCGTGCTGGTGTTGATCGCGCTGCTGTTCCAGTGGTACGGCTCGGAGCAGCGGCAGGCCAGGCGCACGGACCGGGCCGCCGATCGGGACGGCGACAAGGAACTCGAGGCGTACAACGCCTATTTGGCCTCATTGAACGCACGCGGAAACTGA